One Fuerstiella marisgermanici DNA window includes the following coding sequences:
- a CDS encoding M3 family metallopeptidase has product MNSNNPLLQQSGLPAFDRIQPEHIEPAVTALLETSATLLEEAEGAEPGNWDALMAPLGKIDLLFEYGWSPVSHLLGVANSDELRDAHEAMLPGIVEFSLKLKQSKPLYERFLALRDSDAWAQMSSAQQRIVAQSILSAEQAGIALEGQSRQRFNEIAQRLSQLASDFSNNVLDATKAWYLDITDPADAEGLPGSFRKMAAAAWSSAEENKDAEAATPENGPWRVKLDAPSFGPFMEHCRNRSLREQAYRAYISRASSGEKNNEPLISKILQLRKEKCELLGYENYAELSLSQKMAADTAAVQKMFDDLLGASLEGGRAELIEITDLAHENGFDGELAHWDVGFWAERLREHRYNFTDEELRPYFSLERVLDGLFSLCHRLFGITVKPADGKAPVWHKDVRFFDVFNEQDQHIASFYLDPYSRPENKRGGAWMGDCIVRSVTPEETRLPVAHLVCNGTPPVGDTPSLMTFREVETLFHEFGHGLQHMLTTVDLRDASGINGVEWDAVELPSQFMENWCYHRPTLLGMAIHYETGEVLPDDLFEKICKARTFRAASQMLRQVQFGMTDMQLHSSFDPNGTESVFDVHQRIAEQTSPLPPLPENRFLCAFSHIFAGGYSAGYYSYKWAEVLSADAFSAFEDAGLDNDEAVATTGRRFRDTVLAEGGSRHPMDIYRDFRGREPNTEALLRHNGLVAS; this is encoded by the coding sequence ATGAACAGCAACAACCCGCTCTTGCAACAGTCCGGTCTGCCTGCTTTCGATCGCATTCAGCCCGAACATATTGAACCTGCCGTGACGGCTCTGCTGGAAACTTCAGCCACGCTGCTTGAAGAAGCTGAAGGCGCTGAACCCGGCAACTGGGACGCGCTGATGGCGCCACTGGGGAAGATTGATCTGCTGTTCGAATACGGTTGGTCGCCAGTCAGTCATTTGCTGGGTGTGGCTAACAGCGACGAGCTTCGAGACGCTCATGAAGCAATGCTGCCAGGCATCGTCGAATTCAGTCTGAAGCTGAAACAGAGCAAGCCGTTGTACGAACGTTTTCTCGCGCTGCGAGATTCGGATGCCTGGGCGCAGATGAGTTCCGCTCAACAGCGCATCGTCGCGCAGTCAATTCTCAGCGCCGAACAGGCGGGAATTGCTTTGGAGGGTCAATCCCGCCAACGCTTCAACGAGATTGCTCAGCGACTGTCGCAACTGGCCAGCGATTTTTCCAACAACGTGCTGGACGCCACCAAGGCCTGGTACCTGGATATCACCGATCCGGCCGATGCCGAAGGATTACCGGGCAGCTTTCGCAAGATGGCTGCCGCCGCATGGTCGTCGGCCGAAGAGAATAAGGACGCAGAAGCGGCGACTCCGGAGAACGGCCCGTGGCGAGTCAAGCTGGACGCTCCCAGCTTTGGCCCGTTTATGGAACATTGCCGCAACCGCTCACTTCGCGAACAGGCGTACCGCGCGTACATCAGTCGGGCGTCGTCCGGTGAGAAGAATAACGAACCGCTTATTTCTAAGATCCTGCAACTTCGCAAGGAAAAGTGCGAGCTCCTTGGCTACGAAAATTATGCAGAGCTAAGTCTTTCGCAGAAGATGGCTGCGGACACGGCCGCCGTGCAGAAAATGTTTGACGACTTGTTGGGAGCGTCGCTGGAAGGGGGCAGGGCAGAACTGATCGAAATCACTGATCTGGCGCACGAAAACGGGTTCGACGGCGAACTGGCTCATTGGGACGTGGGTTTCTGGGCGGAACGCCTGCGCGAACACCGCTACAACTTCACTGACGAAGAACTTCGGCCGTACTTCTCGCTTGAACGAGTCCTCGATGGGTTGTTCAGCCTGTGCCACCGGCTGTTCGGCATCACAGTTAAACCTGCGGATGGGAAAGCGCCTGTCTGGCATAAAGACGTTCGCTTTTTTGATGTGTTTAATGAGCAGGACCAGCATATCGCCAGCTTCTATCTGGATCCCTACTCCCGCCCCGAGAACAAACGCGGCGGAGCGTGGATGGGTGACTGCATTGTTCGTTCGGTCACGCCGGAAGAAACGCGATTGCCGGTGGCTCATCTGGTCTGCAACGGCACTCCGCCGGTCGGAGACACGCCTTCGCTTATGACGTTTCGCGAAGTCGAAACTCTGTTTCATGAATTCGGTCACGGACTTCAGCACATGCTGACAACGGTTGACCTGCGGGATGCGTCGGGGATCAACGGCGTCGAATGGGACGCGGTCGAATTGCCCAGCCAGTTTATGGAAAACTGGTGCTATCATCGCCCGACTTTGCTTGGCATGGCTATTCACTACGAGACCGGCGAAGTGCTGCCTGATGATTTGTTCGAAAAGATCTGCAAGGCGCGCACGTTTCGAGCTGCTTCACAGATGCTGCGGCAGGTCCAGTTTGGCATGACGGACATGCAACTGCATTCCAGCTTCGATCCCAATGGCACAGAGAGTGTGTTCGACGTGCATCAACGCATTGCCGAACAGACGTCGCCTCTGCCACCGCTGCCAGAGAACCGGTTCCTGTGCGCATTCTCGCACATCTTTGCGGGAGGTTATTCGGCGGGCTACTACAGCTATAAGTGGGCGGAAGTGCTAAGTGCCGACGCGTTCTCAGCATTTGAAGACGCGGGGCTGGACAACGACGAAGCCGTGGCGACGACCGGCCGCAGGTTTCGAGACACCGTGCTTGCCGAAGGTGGCAGCCGACATCCGATGGACATCTACCGCGACTTCCGAGGCCGGGAACCCAATACGGAGGCGTTGCTGCGACACAACGGATTGGTAGCGTCGTAG
- the sthA gene encoding Si-specific NAD(P)(+) transhydrogenase, translating into MTTSTLTPDSTYDVIVIGTGPGGEGAAMEATKQGKSVAVVEKQPRIGGNCTHLGTIPSKSLRAAIYRMMEVNNSTHFQQLGVHLDVGFRDLRRSAQAVIEKQVAMRRGFYDRNDVTVYNGTASFLDANRVQVDEPDGDTRILSASSFVIATGSRPYNPPDVDFNHPRVFDSDTVLDMSETPRAMTIYGAGVIGCEYASMFRNLSVKLNLVNTRSNLLDFLDDEICDALSYHMRDTGVRIRNNETFDHVETFDDHVVVHLKSGKQLKSDVLLWANGRSGNTENLGLDTIDITPNHRGQIEVNENFQTIHEHIYAVGDVIGPPALASAAYVQGRVAARHLGNGHCEAFEMQHVPTGIYTSPEISSLGKTEKQLTEECVPYEVGHSMFKSLARAQIMGHPVGMLKLLFHRETLEILGIHCFGVNASEIIHIGQAIMAQPGEANTLLYFMNTTFNYPTMAEAYRVAALNGYNRLL; encoded by the coding sequence ATGACAACAAGCACACTCACACCAGATTCCACCTACGACGTCATCGTCATCGGCACCGGCCCGGGCGGGGAAGGTGCGGCGATGGAAGCGACCAAACAAGGTAAGTCGGTGGCTGTTGTTGAAAAGCAGCCGCGAATTGGTGGGAACTGTACTCACCTGGGCACTATTCCCAGCAAGTCGCTGCGAGCCGCCATCTACCGCATGATGGAAGTTAACAACAGCACTCACTTTCAGCAGTTGGGAGTTCACCTCGACGTCGGCTTTCGCGACCTGCGTCGCAGTGCTCAGGCGGTCATTGAAAAGCAGGTCGCGATGCGTCGCGGTTTCTACGACCGCAATGACGTCACGGTCTACAATGGCACGGCCTCTTTTCTGGACGCCAATAGGGTGCAGGTGGACGAACCTGACGGTGACACCAGAATTTTGTCCGCGTCGTCATTCGTCATCGCGACAGGCTCACGCCCCTACAATCCGCCGGACGTAGACTTCAACCATCCGCGCGTCTTCGACAGCGATACCGTCCTGGACATGTCGGAAACTCCGCGAGCCATGACGATTTACGGCGCGGGCGTGATCGGGTGCGAATACGCTTCGATGTTTCGCAACCTGTCGGTCAAGCTGAACCTCGTTAACACGCGAAGCAACTTGCTGGACTTTTTGGACGACGAAATCTGCGACGCTCTTAGTTACCACATGCGAGACACGGGCGTACGGATCCGCAACAACGAAACCTTCGACCATGTCGAAACCTTCGACGACCATGTGGTGGTGCATCTGAAGTCCGGCAAGCAGCTTAAGAGCGACGTCCTGTTGTGGGCCAACGGACGTTCCGGGAATACAGAGAATCTGGGCCTCGACACGATCGATATTACGCCCAACCATCGTGGGCAGATTGAAGTGAACGAAAACTTTCAGACGATTCACGAGCACATCTATGCCGTTGGTGACGTCATTGGCCCGCCGGCTCTGGCCAGCGCGGCGTATGTGCAGGGACGCGTTGCTGCTCGGCATCTGGGCAATGGGCATTGCGAAGCGTTCGAAATGCAGCATGTGCCGACCGGGATTTACACCAGCCCGGAGATCAGTTCGCTCGGCAAAACAGAAAAGCAGCTCACGGAAGAATGTGTCCCGTACGAAGTCGGCCACTCGATGTTCAAAAGCCTCGCGCGAGCCCAGATCATGGGGCATCCGGTTGGCATGCTGAAACTGTTGTTCCACCGGGAAACTCTGGAGATCCTCGGCATCCATTGCTTCGGTGTGAACGCGTCTGAGATCATTCACATCGGCCAGGCCATCATGGCTCAGCCCGGCGAAGCAAACACGCTTCTGTATTTCATGAATACCACGTTCAACTATCCCACCATGGCAGAAGCGTACCGGGTTGCAGCGTTGAATGGGTACAACAGGTTGCTTTGA
- a CDS encoding response regulator — protein sequence MLRNPFLTFLSGTEFLEYMAQVKLGEKTLPAMVLMDLNMPALDGFEIVERVRQEREFSQIPIIVVLSNSDSPRDMEEATEVGADGFQTKDLDIKAYVEFFNSLAAD from the coding sequence ATACTTAGAAATCCATTCCTAACGTTCCTGTCCGGAACTGAATTTCTTGAGTACATGGCACAAGTCAAGCTGGGAGAGAAAACACTGCCGGCGATGGTGCTCATGGATCTGAACATGCCGGCACTCGACGGATTCGAAATTGTCGAACGTGTGAGACAGGAACGCGAGTTTTCGCAGATTCCGATTATTGTGGTGTTGTCCAACTCTGATAGCCCCAGAGATATGGAAGAGGCAACTGAGGTTGGAGCCGATGGTTTCCAAACCAAGGATCTCGACATCAAGGCTTATGTTGAGTTCTTCAACAGCCTTGCTGCCGACTGA